The Gimibacter soli genome includes a region encoding these proteins:
- a CDS encoding TerC family protein: MDFLLDPAVWAAFITLTALEIVLGIDNLIVISILTDRLKPEEQASARKLGLAAALVTRLMLLSLAFFIAQMEAPLFTAFGEEFSWRDLLLIAGGLFLLAKGTLEIHHNIEDKEADERRVRHAAFMAVIFQIAVMDIVFSFDSVMTAVGIADHLSVMVAAILISMIIMVLAVNQVAGFINRHPTVKILGLSYMLLIGLTLIGDGLGQHIPKGYLYFAMAFSFFVEVLNMTARNRKAARDTATEKN, from the coding sequence ATGGACTTCCTTCTCGACCCCGCCGTCTGGGCTGCCTTCATCACCCTGACGGCCCTCGAAATCGTGCTCGGGATCGACAATCTGATCGTCATCTCGATCCTCACCGACCGCCTGAAACCCGAGGAGCAGGCATCAGCCCGTAAGCTTGGCCTCGCGGCTGCGCTCGTCACCCGGCTGATGCTTCTGTCGCTTGCTTTCTTCATCGCCCAGATGGAAGCCCCGCTTTTCACCGCGTTCGGCGAAGAGTTTTCGTGGCGCGATCTCCTGCTGATCGCAGGCGGCCTTTTCCTGCTGGCCAAGGGCACGCTCGAGATTCACCATAATATCGAAGACAAGGAAGCCGACGAGCGCCGCGTGCGCCACGCTGCTTTCATGGCAGTGATCTTCCAGATTGCGGTGATGGATATCGTCTTCTCGTTCGACAGCGTGATGACTGCCGTCGGCATCGCCGATCATCTGAGCGTGATGGTCGCCGCGATCCTCATTTCGATGATCATCATGGTGCTGGCGGTCAATCAGGTGGCCGGCTTCATCAACCGGCATCCGACGGTGAAGATCCTTGGCCTCAGCTATATGCTGCTCATTGGCCTCACCCTCATCGGTGATGGCCTCGGCCAGCATATCCCCAAAGGATATCTCTATTTCGCCATGGCCTTCTCCTTCTTCGTCGAGGTGCTGAACATGACGGCGCGCAACCGGAAGGCAGCGCGCGACACAGCGACGGAGAAGAACTGA
- a CDS encoding M13 family metallopeptidase, whose product MTHFKRNISMIAVAAVLLAACGEKPKEAGTADKPAAEAAVLVGFDRATMDTSIRPQDDFWSYVNGTWNRTTEIEGEFTSAGVSLELFKAAEENQRLLIEEAAKSLSADKSSEAYKIGAMYSAYMDETAANAKGISPISGDLETIAALSSTADVSAFITKATAAGEGDLIDVQIFPDLKDSTRYLAYFFQDGLTLPDRDYYLKDDNEAFVKARGDLKEYATKLFTLAGDDAETAAKKGEAVLAFETKLAGYHWTAIENRDLEKLYNPRTRDEASEFGANFNWAGFMEGIGAPADLPVVYGQPGFFSGVDAMLGEASLDDWKTYLAFHAIHGAADYLSTDFSDARFDFVGRKLNGRTEQPPRWKRAVREVNGGLGEAVGKLYVEKHFPPEAKAAITDLVGNLRTAFANGIDDLTWMSDVTKKQAHEKLSKFTVKVGYPDVWRDYAALSLSPDDLVGNARAVAKYAYDFEMSKLGKPIDRNEWGMTPQTVNAYYDPTKNEIVFPAAILQPPFFNPAADDAFNYGAIGGVIGHEISHGFDDQGSTFDGDGNMRSWWTDEDRKAFEAQTAKLVGQYDGYEGLPGVNVQGKLTLGENIGDLSGLTAAYRAYKLSLKGQEAPVIDGLTGDQRFFLGWAQAWRAKYRPEALQQRLAADPHSPAYWRANGVVRNMPAFYDAYEVKDGDKLYLPEEERVTIW is encoded by the coding sequence GTGACTCACTTCAAACGCAACATCAGCATGATCGCTGTGGCTGCTGTCCTGCTGGCCGCCTGCGGCGAGAAGCCGAAAGAGGCTGGCACCGCCGACAAGCCGGCAGCCGAAGCGGCTGTGCTCGTTGGTTTCGACCGCGCGACGATGGACACCAGCATCCGCCCGCAAGACGATTTCTGGTCCTATGTGAACGGCACCTGGAACAGGACCACGGAGATCGAGGGCGAATTCACCAGCGCTGGCGTCAGCCTCGAGCTCTTCAAGGCAGCGGAAGAAAACCAGCGCCTGCTGATCGAGGAAGCCGCCAAGTCGCTGTCGGCTGACAAGTCGAGCGAAGCCTACAAGATCGGCGCCATGTATAGCGCCTATATGGATGAAACCGCCGCCAACGCCAAAGGCATCAGCCCGATTTCCGGCGACCTTGAAACCATCGCGGCCCTTTCCAGCACGGCTGATGTTTCAGCCTTTATCACCAAGGCAACAGCCGCGGGCGAGGGTGATCTTATCGATGTCCAGATTTTCCCGGACCTCAAGGACAGCACCCGCTATCTCGCCTATTTCTTCCAGGACGGCCTGACGCTCCCGGACCGCGATTATTATCTGAAAGACGATAACGAAGCCTTCGTGAAGGCACGCGGCGACCTGAAAGAATACGCGACGAAGCTCTTCACGCTCGCGGGCGACGATGCCGAAACGGCTGCGAAGAAAGGTGAGGCTGTCCTCGCGTTCGAAACCAAGCTTGCCGGTTATCACTGGACGGCGATCGAGAACCGTGACCTTGAAAAGCTCTATAACCCGCGCACCCGCGATGAAGCGTCGGAGTTCGGCGCCAATTTCAATTGGGCGGGCTTCATGGAAGGTATCGGCGCACCGGCGGACCTGCCGGTCGTTTACGGCCAACCGGGCTTCTTCTCGGGCGTTGATGCCATGCTCGGTGAAGCATCGCTTGATGACTGGAAAACCTATCTCGCTTTCCACGCCATCCATGGTGCGGCTGACTATCTGTCGACCGATTTCTCGGATGCGCGCTTCGATTTCGTCGGCCGCAAGCTCAATGGCCGTACCGAACAGCCGCCGCGCTGGAAACGCGCCGTGCGTGAAGTGAACGGTGGCCTTGGTGAAGCCGTCGGCAAGCTTTATGTCGAAAAGCATTTCCCGCCGGAAGCCAAAGCCGCCATCACCGATCTTGTCGGCAACCTGCGCACCGCCTTTGCAAACGGCATCGACGACCTCACCTGGATGAGCGACGTGACCAAGAAGCAGGCGCACGAGAAGCTTTCCAAATTCACCGTGAAGGTCGGCTATCCGGATGTGTGGCGCGATTATGCGGCCCTTAGCCTGTCGCCGGATGACCTTGTCGGCAATGCGCGCGCCGTGGCGAAATATGCCTATGATTTCGAAATGTCGAAACTCGGCAAGCCGATCGACCGCAACGAATGGGGCATGACGCCGCAAACCGTGAATGCCTATTACGACCCGACGAAGAACGAAATCGTCTTCCCGGCCGCCATCCTGCAGCCACCCTTCTTCAACCCGGCTGCTGACGATGCCTTCAACTATGGCGCCATCGGCGGCGTGATCGGCCACGAAATCAGCCATGGCTTCGACGATCAGGGCAGCACCTTCGACGGCGACGGCAACATGCGCAGCTGGTGGACGGACGAAGACCGCAAGGCCTTCGAAGCCCAGACCGCGAAGCTTGTTGGCCAGTATGACGGCTACGAGGGCCTGCCGGGCGTGAATGTGCAGGGCAAACTGACGCTTGGCGAAAACATCGGGGACCTTTCGGGCCTCACTGCCGCCTACCGCGCCTACAAGCTTTCGCTCAAGGGGCAGGAAGCACCGGTGATCGACGGCCTGACCGGCGACCAGCGCTTCTTCCTTGGCTGGGCGCAGGCATGGCGCGCGAAATACCGCCCCGAGGCCCTGCAGCAGCGTCTGGCCGCTGATCCGCATTCGCCCGCTTACTGGCGCGCGAACGGCGTGGTCCGCAACATGCCGGCCTTCTATGACGCCTACGAGGTGAAAGACGGCGACAAGCTCTATCTGCCGGAAGAAGAGCGCGTCACCATCTGGTAA
- a CDS encoding entericidin A/B family lipoprotein, whose amino-acid sequence MRKIAQILFPLVALFAISACNTIEGVGEDLESVGKTVSREAK is encoded by the coding sequence ATGCGCAAAATCGCCCAAATCCTTTTTCCGCTTGTAGCTCTTTTCGCCATCTCTGCCTGCAACACGATTGAAGGCGTTGGCGAGGATCTGGAATCGGTCGGCAAAACGGTTTCCCGCGAAGCCAAGTAA
- a CDS encoding entericidin A/B family lipoprotein produces the protein MKKTLFILLMPLMALFAVAGCNTIEGAGEDLESAGDAISDAAK, from the coding sequence GTGAAAAAGACCCTGTTCATCCTTCTGATGCCTTTGATGGCGCTTTTTGCCGTTGCGGGCTGCAACACAATCGAAGGTGCCGGCGAAGACCTTGAATCCGCAGGCGATGCCATTTCGGACGCAGCGAAATAG
- a CDS encoding uracil-DNA glycosylase — MAAQSVPAEAPRDCPLCPRLVAFREANREKFPSYFNGAVESFGDEKARLLVVGLAPGLHGANQTGRPFTGDYAGDLLYFALKEKGFATGTYDKRPDDGFTLKDVLISNSVRCVPPENKPTPAEINTCRPFLISRMQAMPQVKVMLALGKIAHDSAVKAMGLKLSAYPFGHAAVHTLPDGRTLVDSYHCSRYNVNTGRLTTEMFLNVLDICRERL, encoded by the coding sequence ATGGCTGCGCAGTCCGTACCTGCCGAGGCACCGCGGGACTGCCCGCTGTGCCCGCGCCTTGTGGCCTTCCGCGAGGCCAATAGGGAAAAGTTCCCGTCCTATTTCAACGGCGCCGTTGAAAGCTTCGGCGACGAGAAGGCTCGTCTGCTGGTCGTCGGCCTTGCGCCCGGCCTGCACGGAGCCAACCAGACAGGCCGCCCCTTCACCGGCGACTATGCGGGCGACCTTCTGTATTTCGCGCTGAAGGAAAAGGGCTTCGCAACCGGCACCTATGACAAGCGCCCGGACGACGGCTTCACGTTAAAGGACGTGCTGATTTCAAATTCGGTGCGCTGTGTGCCGCCCGAAAACAAGCCGACCCCGGCCGAGATCAACACCTGCCGCCCGTTCCTGATCTCGCGCATGCAGGCGATGCCACAGGTGAAGGTGATGCTGGCCCTTGGCAAGATCGCCCACGACAGCGCGGTGAAAGCGATGGGCCTGAAGCTTTCGGCCTATCCCTTCGGCCACGCCGCCGTGCACACGCTCCCGGATGGCCGCACGCTGGTGGATAGCTACCATTGCAGCCGCTACAATGTGAACACCGGCCGCCTGACGACCGAGATGTTCCTCAATGTGCTGGATATCTGCCGGGAACGGCTCTAG
- a CDS encoding NYN domain-containing protein, with protein sequence MLIYPDERLAVFIDGANLYATARALEIEIDYKALRAHFAEQSRLVRTFYYTAILEDQEYSPLRPLIDWLDYNGFTLVTKPVKEFTDEHGRRKIKGNMDIEIAVDMLNIAENVDHIVLFSGDGDFRRLLEAVQRRGVRVTVVSSNSTQPSMIADELRRQADQFIDIVDLAPIIGRKGPRRQHHAHYDEREETTREFEDAED encoded by the coding sequence ATGCTCATTTACCCGGATGAACGGTTGGCCGTTTTTATTGATGGCGCAAATCTTTACGCCACTGCCCGTGCGCTTGAAATTGAAATCGATTACAAAGCCCTGCGCGCCCACTTTGCCGAACAGTCCCGGCTGGTGCGCACCTTCTATTACACCGCGATTTTGGAAGATCAGGAATATTCGCCCCTGCGTCCGCTGATCGACTGGCTGGACTATAACGGTTTCACGCTGGTGACGAAGCCGGTGAAGGAATTCACCGACGAACATGGCCGCCGCAAGATCAAGGGCAATATGGATATCGAGATTGCGGTCGATATGCTGAATATCGCCGAGAATGTCGACCATATCGTACTATTCTCGGGCGACGGCGATTTCCGCCGGCTCCTGGAAGCCGTGCAGCGCCGCGGTGTGCGGGTGACGGTTGTCAGCTCGAACTCGACCCAGCCGTCGATGATCGCGGACGAACTGCGCCGCCAGGCCGACCAGTTTATCGATATCGTGGATCTTGCCCCCATCATTGGTCGCAAAGGCCCGCGCCGCCAGCATCATGCGCATTATGACGAGCGCGAGGAAACGACGCGCGAATTCGAAGACGCCGAAGACTGA
- the folK gene encoding 2-amino-4-hydroxy-6-hydroxymethyldihydropteridine diphosphokinase yields MPHEILIGLGGNLPSGAGAPIDTLRAALRELQERGLTLKAVSRAYCTTPVPPSGQPDFVNAVAAFETTLSPDECLDILKTVETALGRQRGERWSARTLDLDLLAAGDTVAPDATTWRHLAFEADPMAVHEPLVLPHPRLHGRGFVLMPLMDIAPGWLHPVTGETVAAMAAACEKAGGFEGVRPIGALLGKGASL; encoded by the coding sequence ATGCCGCACGAAATTTTGATCGGCCTTGGCGGCAACCTGCCATCGGGTGCAGGCGCGCCGATCGACACGCTGAGAGCTGCCTTGCGCGAGCTGCAGGAGAGGGGGTTGACGCTGAAAGCCGTCTCGCGGGCCTACTGCACAACGCCGGTGCCGCCCTCCGGCCAGCCCGATTTTGTGAATGCCGTGGCCGCATTCGAGACAACCCTCTCGCCAGACGAATGCCTCGATATCCTGAAGACGGTTGAAACGGCCCTTGGTCGCCAGCGCGGCGAACGCTGGAGCGCGCGGACGCTTGATCTCGATCTCCTCGCTGCTGGCGACACCGTGGCGCCGGACGCGACGACATGGCGGCATCTGGCCTTCGAGGCTGACCCCATGGCGGTGCATGAGCCGCTTGTATTGCCGCATCCGCGCCTACACGGGCGGGGCTTTGTGCTGATGCCGCTGATGGATATTGCGCCGGGCTGGCTGCATCCCGTGACAGGTGAGACCGTAGCGGCGATGGCAGCCGCCTGCGAGAAAGCGGGCGGATTTGAAGGCGTTCGGCCAATCGGGGCTTTACTTGGGAAAGGTGCATCGCTATAA
- the rpoZ gene encoding DNA-directed RNA polymerase subunit omega: MARVTVEDCVDKVTNRFDLVLVAAQRARQISSGAPLLVERDNDKNPVVALREIAEEKVEAYDLTEALIQGMRKVVESDEPEEVDMSILMAGMDTSAAGVAASQEPTGE, encoded by the coding sequence ATGGCTCGCGTCACCGTAGAGGATTGCGTCGACAAGGTCACCAACCGCTTCGATCTCGTGCTTGTGGCTGCCCAGCGCGCCCGTCAGATTTCGTCCGGCGCGCCGCTTCTCGTTGAGCGTGACAACGACAAGAACCCGGTTGTGGCCCTGCGCGAAATCGCTGAAGAAAAGGTCGAAGCTTACGATCTGACCGAAGCGCTCATCCAGGGCATGCGCAAGGTTGTCGAATCCGACGAGCCGGAAGAGGTCGATATGTCGATCCTGATGGCCGGTATGGACACGAGCGCCGCTGGCGTTGCGGCTTCGCAGGAACCGACCGGCGAGTGA
- a CDS encoding RelA/SpoT family protein, protein MIRQFELVETVKAYDPDADETLLNRAYVFAMKAHGTQTRASGDPYFSHPLEVAGILTSLKLDGDTIATALLHDVVEDTLSTLEEIEELFGTKIREMVDGVTKLSKIELQTESVRQAENFRKFLLAMSNDIRVLLVKLADRLHNMRTLHYIKKEEKRRRIALETLEIYAPLAERIGMHEMKDELEHLAFQQLDPEAMQSITARLHYLIEQNPTLEMDMSEALKGLMRKNGLEADISGRIKRPYSIWRKMERRNISFEELSDVMAFRVIVNDTDACYRALGVVHQEFAMIPGRFKDYISTPKRNYYRSLHTTVIGPHKRRLEIQIRTRRMHEEAELGVAAHWQYKQTADGVEGSQFRWLRELLEILEHASDPEEFLEHTKLAMYQETVFCFTPKGELISLPRGASPVDFAYAVHTQVGDRCVGAKVNGRMVPLRHQLQNGDQVEILTSKGQTPSPRWENFVVTGKARSAIRRHMRHQRDAEFSQLGVTLVSKAFRRHGLDYSDKVLSEAAKVLKVEDAHDLYTLVGQGTLSEEDVLKAAYPGFQMDARAEGLPKVHQGVEDVVAGAMPIQGVGDGAAVHLADCCHPVRGDRIVGIRIADVGVEIHRIDCRKLDLYDDRPAIWLDLAWQDSRADDAFYVGRLRLEVVNEMGALANITAMVAKAGGNISNLQMTERDPEFYTMLVDVEVRDVKHLTDIVRALRVNRVISNVERVSG, encoded by the coding sequence GTGATTCGTCAGTTCGAGCTTGTGGAAACGGTGAAGGCCTATGATCCGGACGCGGACGAGACCTTGCTGAACCGCGCCTATGTGTTTGCCATGAAGGCGCACGGCACCCAGACGCGCGCCTCGGGCGACCCCTATTTCTCGCACCCCCTGGAAGTGGCCGGCATCCTGACCTCGCTGAAGCTGGACGGCGATACGATCGCGACCGCCCTTCTGCATGACGTGGTCGAGGATACGCTTTCGACGCTTGAGGAAATCGAGGAGCTTTTCGGCACCAAGATCCGCGAGATGGTCGACGGGGTGACCAAGCTCTCGAAAATCGAACTGCAAACCGAAAGCGTCCGGCAGGCCGAGAACTTCCGCAAGTTCCTTCTTGCCATGTCGAACGACATTCGCGTGCTTCTGGTGAAGCTGGCCGACCGGCTGCACAATATGCGCACCCTCCATTACATCAAGAAGGAGGAGAAGCGCCGCCGCATCGCGCTCGAGACGCTGGAGATTTACGCGCCGCTCGCCGAACGCATCGGCATGCATGAAATGAAGGACGAGCTGGAGCATCTGGCTTTCCAGCAGCTTGATCCCGAAGCCATGCAGTCGATCACCGCGCGGCTTCATTATCTGATCGAGCAGAATCCGACCCTTGAAATGGATATGTCGGAAGCGCTCAAAGGCCTGATGCGCAAGAACGGGCTCGAGGCCGATATCTCCGGCCGGATCAAACGGCCCTATTCGATCTGGCGCAAGATGGAGCGCCGCAACATCAGCTTCGAGGAACTGTCCGACGTGATGGCCTTCCGGGTCATCGTCAACGACACGGATGCCTGCTACCGCGCCCTTGGCGTGGTGCATCAGGAATTCGCCATGATCCCGGGTCGCTTCAAGGATTATATCTCGACCCCGAAGCGCAACTATTACCGTTCGCTCCACACCACGGTGATCGGGCCGCACAAGCGCCGGCTGGAAATCCAGATCCGCACCCGTCGTATGCATGAAGAAGCCGAGCTCGGCGTGGCCGCGCACTGGCAATACAAGCAGACGGCAGATGGCGTCGAGGGCTCGCAGTTCCGCTGGCTGCGCGAGCTGCTTGAAATCCTCGAGCATGCGTCGGACCCCGAGGAATTCCTCGAGCACACCAAGCTTGCCATGTATCAGGAGACGGTCTTCTGCTTCACGCCGAAGGGGGAGCTGATTTCCCTGCCGCGCGGGGCCTCGCCCGTCGATTTCGCCTATGCGGTCCACACGCAGGTAGGCGACCGCTGCGTGGGCGCCAAGGTAAACGGCCGCATGGTGCCGCTGCGCCACCAGCTGCAGAACGGCGATCAGGTTGAAATCCTGACTTCCAAGGGGCAGACGCCATCACCGCGCTGGGAGAATTTCGTGGTGACCGGCAAGGCGCGTTCGGCGATCCGCCGGCACATGCGCCACCAGCGCGATGCCGAGTTTTCGCAGCTGGGTGTCACGCTTGTCTCCAAGGCGTTCCGCCGGCACGGTCTCGATTATTCCGACAAGGTGCTGTCTGAAGCCGCCAAGGTCCTGAAGGTGGAAGACGCCCACGATCTGTACACGCTGGTGGGGCAGGGCACGCTTTCCGAGGAAGACGTGTTGAAGGCCGCGTACCCGGGCTTCCAGATGGATGCGCGCGCCGAAGGGCTGCCGAAGGTGCATCAGGGTGTCGAGGATGTGGTCGCAGGCGCCATGCCGATCCAGGGCGTGGGTGACGGCGCCGCCGTGCATCTGGCCGATTGCTGCCATCCGGTGCGCGGTGACCGCATCGTCGGCATCCGCATCGCGGACGTGGGCGTTGAAATCCACCGGATCGATTGCCGCAAGCTTGACCTTTATGATGACCGCCCGGCCATCTGGCTTGATCTCGCGTGGCAGGATTCCCGCGCCGACGACGCCTTCTATGTGGGGCGGCTGCGGCTTGAGGTCGTGAACGAGATGGGCGCACTTGCCAACATCACCGCGATGGTGGCGAAGGCGGGCGGCAATATCTCGAACCTGCAGATGACGGAACGCGACCCGGAATTCTATACGATGCTCGTGGATGTCGAGGTGCGCGACGTGAAGCACCTGACCGATATCGTCCGCGCCCTGCGCGTGAACCGGGTGATCAGCAATGTGGAACGCGTAAGCGGCTGA
- the pyrE gene encoding orotate phosphoribosyltransferase — protein sequence MDRETVLQEFRDAGALLEGHFKLSSGLHSTVYLQCARVLMDPKRADRLCKAFADKFRATGVDVDMVVSPAMGGVIVGYEVARQLGVPGIFTERVDGSFALRRGFEIPAGARVLMMEDVVTTGLSSRECIETIESLGGKVVAAGCLVNRSGGKADVGVPLTALVEIEAPTFSEENIPAHLKDVPAVKPGSRGLKA from the coding sequence ATGGACCGCGAGACCGTATTGCAGGAATTCCGTGACGCAGGTGCGCTTCTCGAAGGGCATTTCAAGCTGTCGTCCGGGCTTCATTCGACCGTCTATCTGCAGTGCGCTCGCGTCCTGATGGACCCCAAGCGTGCCGACCGGCTGTGCAAGGCCTTCGCTGACAAGTTCCGCGCCACAGGCGTGGACGTCGACATGGTCGTCAGCCCCGCCATGGGCGGTGTGATCGTCGGCTATGAAGTGGCCCGCCAGCTGGGGGTGCCCGGCATTTTCACCGAGCGCGTGGATGGCAGCTTTGCGCTGCGCCGCGGGTTTGAGATTCCGGCCGGTGCGCGGGTCCTGATGATGGAAGATGTGGTCACTACCGGTCTTTCGTCGCGTGAGTGTATCGAAACCATCGAAAGCCTTGGCGGCAAGGTTGTGGCGGCGGGTTGCCTCGTCAACCGGTCCGGCGGGAAAGCCGATGTCGGTGTACCGCTCACTGCCCTTGTCGAAATCGAGGCGCCAACGTTCAGCGAAGAAAATATCCCCGCGCATCTGAAAGATGTGCCCGCCGTGAAACCCGGCAGTCGGGGTCTGAAAGCGTAA
- a CDS encoding DUF2062 domain-containing protein, with translation MLFKSRTRKSFWRRVADFFWPRTGIVRSSKYIWHRVARLPGTPHSIAAGFASGAAVSFTPFLGFHFLLAFGLAWATRGNLLAAAIGTAVGNPWTFPIFFAMTAKIGTSILGGNPNLIPMPSWSWGAFLDAPLDYAAALFSLLFPMIIGGLPMAIIAWIIFYAVIKTFLVKYRSRRALRLKARSERLAAAVASMERQSEILAKATYDETNS, from the coding sequence ATGCTCTTCAAAAGCCGCACCAGGAAAAGCTTCTGGCGCAGGGTTGCGGACTTCTTCTGGCCCCGGACAGGTATTGTCCGGTCGTCCAAATATATCTGGCACCGGGTGGCCCGGCTGCCCGGCACGCCGCACAGCATTGCCGCCGGTTTTGCCTCGGGCGCGGCCGTTTCCTTCACGCCTTTCCTCGGTTTCCATTTCCTGCTGGCCTTCGGGCTTGCATGGGCGACACGCGGCAATCTGCTGGCGGCCGCCATCGGCACGGCAGTCGGCAACCCCTGGACCTTCCCGATCTTCTTCGCCATGACGGCGAAAATCGGCACATCGATCCTTGGCGGCAATCCGAACCTGATCCCGATGCCGAGCTGGTCTTGGGGGGCGTTCCTTGATGCGCCGCTCGATTATGCAGCGGCGCTTTTCTCGTTGCTGTTCCCGATGATCATCGGCGGCCTGCCGATGGCGATCATCGCGTGGATCATCTTCTATGCCGTCATCAAGACCTTTCTGGTAAAGTATCGGTCGCGCCGCGCCCTTCGCCTGAAGGCGCGGAGCGAACGGCTGGCTGCCGCCGTCGCCTCGATGGAGCGGCAATCCGAAATTCTGGCGAAAGCGACGTATGACGAGACCAACAGCTAG
- a CDS encoding pyridoxine 5'-phosphate synthase: MTRPTASSRALRLGVNIDHVATIRNARGIMMPDPVRAALLSVEAGADGITAHLREDRRHITDRDIDALMEKLTVPLNLEMAATEEMLAIALRHKPHAVCLVPEKRQELTTEGGLDIVGQYDRLVPYVDALNAAGCRVSLFIDPDEAQIEASVRIGAPVVELHTGTYCEHEGAAREHELARIAKAAGMGTALGLEVHAGHGLAYDTVGAVAAIREIRELNIGHFLIGEAIFVGLAASIAEMRRLMDIARDGAEG, from the coding sequence ATGACGAGACCAACAGCTAGTTCCCGTGCCCTCCGGCTGGGTGTCAATATCGACCATGTGGCCACCATCCGGAACGCACGCGGCATCATGATGCCCGATCCGGTGCGAGCGGCACTTCTGTCTGTCGAGGCGGGTGCTGACGGCATCACTGCGCACCTGCGCGAAGATCGCCGCCATATCACCGACCGCGATATCGATGCACTGATGGAAAAGCTGACCGTTCCGCTCAATCTCGAAATGGCGGCGACGGAAGAGATGCTGGCCATCGCCCTGCGCCACAAGCCGCATGCCGTGTGCCTGGTGCCCGAAAAGCGGCAGGAACTGACCACCGAAGGCGGGCTCGATATCGTTGGCCAATATGACCGGCTGGTGCCCTATGTGGACGCCCTGAATGCTGCCGGTTGCCGTGTCAGCCTGTTCATCGACCCGGACGAAGCGCAGATCGAGGCATCGGTCCGCATCGGTGCGCCGGTCGTTGAACTGCACACCGGCACTTACTGCGAGCATGAAGGTGCTGCACGCGAGCACGAACTGGCCCGGATCGCCAAGGCCGCCGGCATGGGCACTGCCCTCGGGCTTGAGGTTCACGCGGGCCATGGCCTTGCTTACGATACGGTCGGTGCGGTGGCGGCTATCCGTGAAATCCGCGAGCTGAATATCGGCCACTTCCTGATCGGTGAGGCGATCTTTGTGGGGCTTGCGGCCTCCATCGCTGAAATGCGCCGCCTGATGGATATCGCGCGCGATGGTGCGGAGGGCTGA
- the rnc gene encoding ribonuclease III gives MSLHSKVAGYTFTKVSLLDEALTHPSLSGSSNYQRLEFLGDRVLGLVIAEWLLDLFPGEAEGKINRRFTGLVRRETLADMAETLGLVPLIKLNPGAEQEGTRDKAAIRADITEAVIGALYLDGGFPAAKAFIRKHWKPLLDGVPSAAKDNKTQLQEWAQARSLPLPTYEVVSCDGPDHSPVFTIRASIDGVGAAEASGTSKRIAQQSAAEALLETIDGDAA, from the coding sequence ATGAGCCTTCACAGCAAAGTCGCCGGATACACTTTCACCAAGGTCAGCCTGCTGGATGAAGCGCTGACCCATCCCTCCCTTTCGGGCAGCAGCAATTACCAGCGGCTCGAATTCCTGGGGGACAGGGTTTTGGGCCTTGTGATCGCCGAATGGCTCCTGGACCTGTTTCCGGGCGAAGCCGAAGGCAAGATCAACCGCCGCTTCACCGGCCTCGTGCGCCGCGAGACGCTGGCGGACATGGCCGAAACGCTGGGCCTTGTGCCGCTGATCAAGCTCAATCCGGGGGCCGAGCAGGAAGGCACGCGCGACAAGGCCGCGATCCGCGCCGATATCACCGAAGCGGTGATCGGGGCATTGTATCTGGATGGCGGATTTCCCGCTGCCAAGGCCTTCATCCGCAAACACTGGAAGCCGCTTCTGGACGGCGTGCCGAGTGCGGCGAAGGACAACAAGACCCAGCTGCAGGAATGGGCGCAGGCGCGCTCCCTGCCGCTGCCGACCTATGAAGTGGTGAGCTGTGATGGCCCTGACCACAGCCCCGTTTTCACCATCCGCGCCTCAATCGACGGCGTGGGTGCGGCGGAAGCGAGCGGCACCTCGAAACGTATTGCCCAGCAGTCAGCCGCAGAGGCCCTGCTGGAAACCATTGATGGAGACGCAGCATGA